GAGCACCCACTTCGACGAGTCGTCCGCCACCAAAAACGTCAGGTTGGACCGGCCGCCGGAGATCAGTCGTGCGGTGAGTTCACCGGCTCGGGCGACGCCGACCGATCGGAGGTGCTTGTCCAGTGCGTCCAGGTCCAGCCCGTCAAGAGTCACGACGTCTTCTTATCAGCGGTTCGCCGGTTTCTCGGCAGCAGGTCCCATACGTGCTCGGTGCCGTTCACCGTCACCACGCTGGCCCGGCCGGACCGGGAGAACAGCAACCGCGTCACCGACACGTAGTCGATCGGGAACGACAGGATCCGTCTGGTGCCGAGAATCTCGTGCAGCACGACGTTGATCACCCCGCCATGGCTGAACACCGCGACGGTCTCCTCGTGACCTGCGGTGGCGACGACATTGTCGACGGCTGCTTTGACGCGCACCCGGAACGCGTCTTCATCGACCGCGCTGGGGAGATGTCCCTCCGCCATCCGAGCCCACTCCTGCGGATTCTCGGTCCGGATCTGCTCGACGGGGATGTACACGGGCAACTCGCGGTCGTATTCGGCGAACCGATCGTCGATCTCGATGTCGAGCCCGAGCGCCTCGGCCACCGGTTGCGCAGTCTGGACCGCGCGGCACTGCGGGCTACTGATCACCCGGGTGATCGGAAAACGGGACAGCGCCTCGGGCAACCGCGCCGCCTGCTCACGGCCCTCATCGGAGAGGTCCGGGTCGGCGCCCTGACCTGGCTCGCTGCGGAGCGGCAAGGCGTGCCGGACCAGTAGCAACTGCATCCGGACAGCCTCGCACGCGCCGCGATCCCCTACCGACGGCGGTGGAGAATGCTATTCTCCGCGTGGAGATTGGGGTGTGCGGATGCTGGACGACGAGGTCCTGGGACGCTGGCTGGACGCGAACGATGCTCCTGGAGCCGGTGAAAAGCCACGGCTCGAGACGCTGTCCGGCGGCTCGCAAAACACCCTGTACCTGATCCGCCGGGGTGCCGAGCGCATGGTGTTGCGCATGCCGGGCGATCGAGCCGACGCCGCCCGCATCGACGGGTTGCTCCGCGAAATCAGACTGGTCCGCGCGCTGGGCGGCACCGACGTCCCCCACGCCGAGTTGATCGCGGCCGACGAAGCCGGCGGACTGTTCGGCAAGCCGTTCTACGTGATGCAGGCGATCGACGGCTGGAGCCCGATGGACGGTGGCTGGGAGGCGCCGTTCGACGACGACCTCGAGGCGCGTCGCGGCCTGGCCTTCCAACTCGTCGAGGGCGCGGCCAAGCTGGGTCGAGTGGACTGGCAGGCCCAGGGACTGGCGGGCTTCGGCCGGCCGGACGGGTTCCACGAACGCCAGGTCGACCGCTGGCTGGCGTTCCTGAGCAGCTACCAGGTGCGCGAGCTTCCCGGCCTGCACGAGGCCGCGGAATGGTTGCGCCGCAACCGACCCGCGCACTACACCCCCGGCATCATGCACGGCGACTATCAGTTCGCCAACGTGATGTTCGCGCACGGCGGACCCGCGCGGCTGGCCGCCATCGTCGACTGGGAAATGACGACGGTCGGGGATCCATTGCTGGACCTGGCCTGGTGCCTGCTGGGCTACGACGGCGAACACCCCAAGCAGGACGGGTTCTACCTGGACATGACGGGTATGCCGACCCGCAGCGAGTTGCTGGACAGCTACGAGCAAGTCAGCGGCCTGACATGCGACAACATCGACTACTACCTGGTGCTGGCCAACTGGAAGCTCGGCATTGTGCTGGAAAAGACGTACGCCGCCGGAGTGCGCAGCGGCAAGGTCGACGCCAAGATCCAGGACGCGTTCGGGACGATGGTCCCCCAGTTGATCACAACAGCCGCCGGGCTGGCCGGGTCGCTGAAATGACCTATGCTGACCAGCTTTTCGACCTCACCGGCCAGACGATCCTGATCACCGGGGGCAGCCGCGGGCTCGGCAAGGAGATGGCGTTCGGTGTCGCGCGCTGCGGCGCCGACGTGGTGATCGCCAGCCGCAAGATGGAGAACTGCGTCGCGGTCGCCGAACAGATCGAAAGCGAAACCGGCCGCGCGGCAATGCCATACCAGGTGCACGTCGGCCGATGGGACCAACTCGACGGTCTGGTCGAGGCGGTATACGACCGGTTCGGCAAGGTCGATACATTGATCAACAACGCGGGCATGTCGCCGGTCTACGACAAGCTCACCGACGTCACCGAGAAGCTGTTCGACGCCGTGGTGAACCTGAACCTCAAGGGCCCCTTTTGGTTGTCCGCATTGGTCGGTGAGCGGATGGTCGCGGCCGGCCGGGGCTCGATCATCAACGTGAGCACTGCCGGTTCGCTGCGGCCCACCCCGGACATCATCCCGTACGCATCGTCGAAGGCCGGCCTGAACGCGATGACCGAGGGCTTCGCGCGGGCGCTCGGCCCGACGGTCCGCGTGAACACACTGATGGCGGGCCCCTTCCTCACCGACGTCAGCAAGTCGTGGAACATCGAGCAGGCGTCGCACAATCCGTTCGCCGGCCTATCGCTGCAGCGAGCCGGCCACCCAGCCGAAATCGTGGGCGCCGCACTGTTTCTGGCGTCGGACGCATCCAGCTTCACCACCGGCTCTATCGTTCGGGCCGACGGTGGAATCCCCTGATAAAGAGAGGCTTCACGATGACGTGGGACTTTTCCACCGAACCGGAATTCCAGAAGAAACTGGACTGGGTCCGCGAGTTCGTCCGTGACGAGGTCGAACCGCTGGAGGTGCTCTTTCCCGGCTGCGAATTCCTGCCGCTGAACGACGAACGGCGCAAGGTCGTCGACCCGCTCAAGCAGCAGGTCCGCGACAACGGCCTGTGGGCGCCGCATCTCGGCCCGGAACTGGGCGGCCAGGGCTTCGGGGCGGTCAAGCTGACGCTGATCAACGAGATCCTGGGCCGCAGCCCGTGGGCGCCGATCGTGTTCGGAACGCAGGCCCCCGACACCGGCAACGCCGAGATCATCGCGCGCTTCGGCACCCAGGAGCAGAAGGACCGCTACCTGTCCGGCCTGTTGTCGGGTGAAATCTTCTCCTGCTTCTCGATGACCGAGCCGCAGGGCGGCGCCGACCCACGCGTGTTCACCACCCGCGCCGTCGAAGACGGTGACGACTGGGTGATCACCGGGCGAAAGTACTTCTCCAGCAACGCCTCCGTGGCGTCGTTCTTCATCGTGGTCGCGATCACCAATCCTGACGTCGCGGTGCATCACGGCGCGTCGACGTTCCTGATCCCGGCGGACACCCCGGGCCTGAAGGTCGAGGCGAATCACCACCTGGTCGGTGCCGACCCGCACGAACCAGGACATTCCCTGGTGCACTACGACGACGTGCGGGTGCCGTCGACCGCGCTGCTCGGCGAGCCCGGTCAGGGCTTCCTGATCCTGCAGACCCGGCTGGCCGGCGGCCGGCTGCACCACGCGATGCGCTCGATCGGTATGGCGCAGCGCGCAGTCGATATGATGGCCAAGCGGGCGAAAAGCCGCTTCACCCAAGGGACTGTGCTCGCAGACAAGCAGCTGGTCCAAGAGTTCATCGCGGACTCCTACACCGAGCTGACGCCGTTCCGGCTCACTGTGTTGCACGCGGCGTGGCTGATCGACAGCGGTGACGAGCACGCTGCCCGGGCGGAGATCGCCACCTGCAAGATCCTGGCCTCGCAGGTGCTGAAATCAATTGCACTGCGGGCGATTCAGGTGCACGGCGCGCTCGGACTGACCGATCAGCTGCCGCTGGTCAACGTCCTGCTCGGCGGGATCGCGCTGGGCCTCGCCGACGGACCCACCGAGGCGCACAAGGTGAACCTGGCCCGGATGCTGCTCAAGGGCGTCGAGGCGGAGAGCACGGAGTGGCCCAGCGAGATGCTCGACGTTCGCCGCGAGACCCTGCGCGCCAAATATGGAGAGCTCATTGACCACTAGGGTCGCCGCGGCGGTCGAGCGGGCCCTCGACGATCGGCAGCGCGAGGCGACCGAGGAGGTCGAACGCATTCTGGCCGCGGCCGTCCGAGTGATGGAACGGGTCGCCCCCGAACCACCGCGGGTCAGCGACATCGTGACCGAAGCCGGGTCGTCGAACAAAGCGTTCTACCGCTACTTCGCCGGCAAGGACGACGTGATCCTCGCGGTGATGGAGCGTGGCGTCGCGATCGTCGTCTCGTATCTGCAGCATCAGATGGCCAAGGAGCACACACCGGCGGGCAAGGTGCGCCGGTGGATCGAGGGGGCGCTGGCCCAGGTCGCCGATCCGCACTTGATCAGCATGAGTCGCGCTGCGGCCGGCCAGGTTTCGGCGACCGCCGACTGGCGAGCCGCTGACGACGCCATCATGCGTCCGATGCGCGACCTGCTGACAGAACCGATTGCCGGGTTGGGCAGCACCGACGTCGACCGCGACACCGACGCCGTGTTTGTGTGCACGGTGTCGGCGATGCGGCGTTACCTGGATTCTTCGCAACGGCCTCGCCCGGCCGATGTCGACCATCTGGTGGGGTTCTGCCTGCGCGGACTGGGGGTCAGCTGATGCGCGCAGCGCTCTGCCGCGCCTACGGCCCGCCCGAAGACATCGAGATCTGCGAGGTCGCCGACCTCGAACCGGGCCCAGGCCAGGTGGTGGTGCGGGTACACGCGGCCGCGGTCAACTTTCCGGACGTGCTGCTGATCGACGGCAAATACCAGGTCAAGATCCCGCCACCGTTCACCCCGGGCAGCGAGCTCGCCGGCGAGGTGACCGCGGTGGGTGACGGCGTGTCTGTCCCTGTCGGCCAACGGGTTTCGGCCACCACATTCGTCGGAGCGTTCGCCGAACAGGCGCTGCTACCCGCATCGGCGGTCACGGCGATACCCCCGGGCGTCGACTTCGCCTCCGCCGCGGCGTTCGGCGTCACCTACCGCACCGCCTACCACGCGCTGCGGTCGATCGCCGGGGTTCAACCGGGCGACTGGGTGGTCGTCCTGGGCGCCGCCGGCGGCGTCGGTCTGGCGGCGGTGGATCTCGCGGTCGCGATGAAGGCACGCGTGCTCGCCGCCGCGTCGAGCCCGGAGAAGCTCGAGCTGTGCCGCCGGCGCGGCGCGGCGGCCACCGTCGACTACGACCGCGAAGACCTCAAGAGCCGCATTCGCGAGCACACCGGCGACGGCGCCCGTGCGGTACTCGATCCGGTCGGCGGAAGCTATTCCGAACCGGCACTACGCGCCCTCGCCCGCGGCGGCACGTTCGTCACACTCGGCTATGCGGCCGGTGCGATCCCGTCGATCCCGCTAAACCTGGTGCTACTCAAGGGAATAACGGTTCGCGGCATGGAGATCCGCACCTTCGCCGATGACCGGCCCGGCGATTGCGCACGCGATCTGCATGAGCTGACGGAGATGTTCGCGACGGGTGTGATCAAGCCGTACATCGGGGCACGATTCCCATTGGAGGACACCGCCGCGGCGCTGCGGCTGGTCGCAGATCGCAAGGCGGTCGGCAAGGTGGTCATCGACGTCACGGCGTGAGCGCCGCGTCGCGGCGGGGTTATGAGAATTGCCCTCCTTCGAGCGACAACTCGGGCGAGCCGGAAAGTTGTCGCTATGAGGCGGGCACATCGATTGCCGTCTGCCGCAGCGGTGGGGCCCGTGGAGACCGGCCGGCGACGTCACGGCGTGACGATGTTGAACGACGGGTCGGGTCGATCGAGGACACCGAGGAACCGCTGCAGGGCCTCCTGATCGCCGGACACCTCGAAGCCGGGCGAGGTGAAGTCACCCGCGCCCAATTGCACGAGGCGAAACGCGTTGCTCAGCGTGATGGTTACGCCCGCCGTGGCCGGGTCGGCCGGCACCCGACGATGCACCAGCACCCCGTTGCGCAGCGCGAGCCGGTAATTCGCGGCCGGCTCGCCGAGCGTGACGTCCAGGGCGATATCAAGGTCCCACGCCCGCGGTCCATTCACGCTGATCGCCAGACCGTCGAAGATCTGCTCGGGAGTCAACTGCGCCAACAACGTCGGCGCCGACGTCTGCGCCGCGGTACCGAAGTTGCCGTCGCGCAACTCCGTTGCCCCGGACAGGAAGAAGTTGCGCCAGGTCGCATTCTCCGCGCCGTAGGCCAGCTGCTCCAAGGTGTCGGCGAGCAGTGACCGAGCGCCGGCGTGGTCGCTGTCGGCAAACACAGCATGATCGAGTAGTGTTGCCGCCCAACGGTAGTCACCGTCATCGAAGGCCTGCCGGGCAAGATCGACCACCCGGTCGATGCCGCCGAGCGCGTCCACGTAGCGGGCACCGAGGGCCTCGGGTGGGTGTGCCCATAGCCGCGCGGGATTGCCGTCGAACCAGCCCATGTAACGCTGATAGACGGCCTTGACGTTGTGGCTGACCGAGCCGTAGTACCCGTGGGTGTGCCACGCCTTGTCCAGCGCCGGCGGCATCTGCATGCTCTCGGCGATTTCTGCTCCGGTGTGCCCCTGGTTGAGCATGCGCAAGGTCTGGTCGTGCAGATACGCGTACAAATCCCTTTGCAGCGAGAGGAATTCGACGATCCGATCGCGCCCCCACGTCGGCCAGTGGTGCGAGGCGAAGACCACGTCGGTGCGGTCGGTGAACGAGTCGATCGCCTCGGTCAGATACCGCGACCAGGCGTGCGGGTCGCGGACCAGCGCTCCGCGCAGCGTCAGAAGGTTGTGCAGGTTGTGGGTGGCATTCTCGGCCATGCACAGCGCGCGGTATCTCGGGAAATAGAAGTGCATTTCGGCCGGCGCCTCGGTGCCCGGGGCCATCTGAAATTCAATCTCGACGCCGTCGATCGTGTGTGTCTCCCCGGTCCGGGTGATGTCGACCGTTGGGACGATCAGGGCGATTTCACCCGTCGACGTCGCTTGTCCGAGACCACAACCCACGTGGCCGAGCGGGCCGACCTCGAGCATGCTGCCGTACATGTAAGTGGCGCGGCGGGTCATTGCGGGTCCCGCGTACACGTTCTCCTGCACGGCGTGCTCGGTGAAGCCCTCCGGCGCGATCACCGCCACGGTGCCCGCATCGACGGCGGCCTGTGAGGTGACGCCCAGCACGCCGCCGAAATGGTCGACGTGGCTGTGGGTGTAGATCACCGCGACCACGGGGCGGTCGCCGCGGTGCGTGCGGTACAACTGCAGCGCTGCCGCGGCTACCTCGGTGGAGACCAACGGGTCGATGACGATCAACCCGGTGTCGCCCTCGACGAAGCTGATGTTCGAAAGGTCCAGGCCGCGGACCTGGTAGATCCCGGGTACCACTTCGTACAAGCCATGTTTGGCTGTCAGCGTGCACTGGCGCCACAGGCTCGGATGCACCGACGGCGGCGCGTCACCGGTGATGAACGCGTACTTGTCGTTGTCCCACACCACCCGCCCGTCGGCGGCTGTGACGACGCACGGCGTCAGCGCCCCGATGAAACCCCGGTCGGCGTCGGCGAAGTCGGCACTGTCTTCGAGGGGAAGTTGTCGGTTCTGATGTGCGGATGCGATGACGGCCGTCGGCGGCTTGTGGTCCACGGCCTTGAGATTGCCATCTACCCGAGCCGGAAGGAACAGCAAACGTCCGGCTGCGTCAGGCGCCTAGGCCGGTAGCCGACCCGTAGACCGCGCACCTGGCCCCGCCGGAACGCTTGGCCGCGTACATGGCCTCGTCGGCGTTCCTGATCGCATCGTCGAGAGAAAAGTGCGGATCGTCAGCCGGGAGCCAGGCCACCCCGACGCTGGCGGTCAGCTCGGCGCCGTCGACCTCGCCGCGGGTCAACGGGGTGAGTCGGCTCAGCAGGACCGGCGTTTCGTCGCGAACGTCGACCAAGGACACCAGCACGAACTCGTCGCCGCCGATGCGCGCGGTGATCTCAGTATCACCGGCCAGCGACCGCAACGTCCGGGCCATCGCCATCAGCGCCGCGTCCCCGGCCGCATGCCCCTCCCCGTCGTTGAAAGCCTTGAAGCGGTCGATGTCACACACCGCGATGACCACGCTCGCCGGCGACGAGCGCCGCACTGCCGAGGCAACCGCGGCATGCATCCCACGCCGGTTGCGCAGCCCGGTCAGCGCGTCGTAGTGGGCTGAGCGCGCCGTCCGGCGAATCGAGTTGCGCCCGATGTCGATCACGGCCAGACCGCCGACCGGCACAGCGACGGTCCACGCCAGCGCGGGCATGAACACCGGGAACAGCCCCAGGACCGTTCGATGGTCGGACGACACTGCCCAGGTGGTGATGCCGACGATCAGTGCCCCACAGAAGGCGCAGTGCAACAGCAGGATTCGGCCGCCCAGCAGGAAGCCGACGTAGACACCCACCAGGCCGAGATACAGCGTGGTGCACAACCGGGCGTCCGGCGTGGACATCGACACCGCGGCGATTCCCACCGCCGTATCGGCCCAGACCACGAATGCGACAGCGCCGGGATAGCGCGGCCACGGGCCGCGTAGCAAGCGCAGAGCAACCAGAGCAGCGGACACCGTCACGGCCAGCAGCAGTGATCGAGCGAGCACACCTACGGGGGCAGCCGGCGTGAATTGGACGATGACACCGAGGCCCGCCAGGGCGAAGCAGCACGCCGCCACCAGCCTGGTGAACACCCGCAGCATCCGGCCTTCGCGCATTGCAGCGGTCGCAAACCGGAAGTCACGCCGACTCAACCGCCACCCTCCCCGACCCGCACGTCCGGCAAAGGATATCCCGCTGCGGATGCGGTTTCCGGAATCCAGACCCGTCCAGCGCTGCCGAGACGGATCGGAATCCATTCGGCAAATGTCAGGTGAATCGGGTTCATGCACTCTCAACAGGCAGCTCAAATTTTGCGAAATTTACCGGCCCTCGTTCCAGCAAACCTGCATACTGCCGAAGCGGCTCGTCATTGGTGATGCGCCGCCATGGAAAAACAAAAGGAGAACCGGGTGAAGCGTTCAGTAACGGTCGCCGCAGCAGCGCTGGCGATCGTCGTCGTGGGTCTGTCTGGCTGTTCCAGCAACAAGTCGTCGTCAGGCGGGACCAGTGCGTCGTCGGGCAGTGGTGGCGCCACCGCCTCGAGTGGATCGTCGACGGCGAAGGTCACTATTGACGGCAAGGACCAGAACGTGCAAGGAACGGTCGCCTGCACGACCGCTGCCGGCACCGTCAATATCGCCATCGGTGGAGCCGCAACCGGCATCGGCGCGGTGCTGACGGACGCCACTCCGCCGTCGGTGAAGTCGGTCGGCCTCGGCAACGTCAACGGCGTGACGCTGGGCTACACCCCCGGCGTTCCTGGCGCGGGCAAGGCCGACGCAACCAAGGACGGCCAAAAGTACAAGATCAGCGGTACCGCAACCGGGGTGGACATGGCCAACCCGATGCAACCCGTAAACAAACCGTTCGAAATCGACGTGACCTGCCCCTAGGGCCGGTCGCGGATTCCACCGACACGGCAGCGGCGACCCGGCGTCACTGCCGTTCGGCGGAATCCAATTGCATTGCCGGCTCTTAAGGCTCTTTGAACAGCGGCAGACGGACGGTGAAGTCCGTGCGGCCCGGCGCGCTCTGCAGCGTGATCGTGCCGTGGTGTGCTTTGACCACCGCGGAAACGATGGCCAAACCTAATCCGGTGCTGCCGCCCTTGCGCGACCGCGACGTGTCTCCACGGGCGAACCGCTCGAACACTTCGGACTGCAACTTCTCGGGAATGCCGGGGCCGTTGTCGCACACGCTCAGCACGGCTTCGGTGCCATCGGAATTCAGTCGGGTGGTGACCACCGTGCCGGCGCCGGTATGAACCCGCGCGTTGGCCAGCAGGTTGGTCATCACCTGATGCAGCCGAGCCGCGTCGCCGGACACCATCACCGGTTCCTCCGGCAGGTCCAGCTCCCACTGATGGTCCGGTCCGGCGACGTGCGCATCGCTGACCGCGTCAACGGCGACCCGCGAGAGGTCGACCGGTTCGCGTTCCAGCGGACGCCCGGAATCCAGGCGGGCCAACAGCAGAAGGTCTTCGACGAGGTGGGTCATCCGCTCGGTCTCCGAGTGCACCCGCTTCATCGCGTGGGCGACCGCATCGCTGTCGTCGCCCATGCGCTGGGCCAGCTCGGTGTACCCACGGATCGCCGCCAGCGGGGTCCGCAGCTCGTGGCTCGCGTCGGCGACGAACTGCCGGACTCGGGTCTCGCTGGCCTGCCGCGTCGACAATGCGGCGGCGATGTGGTCGAGCATCCGGTTGAGGGCGGACCCGAGTTGACCGACTTCGGTGCGCGGGTTGGCATCTGACTCCAGTACCCGAACCGGCAGGGCCACTTCGCCGCGGTCTAGCGGCAGGTCGACCACCTCCGTGGCGGTTTGGGCGACGCGACGCAGCGGCGCCAGCGCGCGCCGGATGATCACGATGCCCGCTGTGGTGGCGGCGGCCACCGCGATCACGGTGACCACGCCGAAGATCAACAGGACCCGGATCATCGTCGCGTCGACGTCGAACATCGACAGGCCGGTGACGACCACCTGGCCGCTGCGGCCGGTGTCGGTGGCGACCACCCGATAACGGCCCAGACCGTCGACGGAGCGGGTCGCCGGCGGCCGGTCGACCGGCACCGAGGCCAACTCGGCGCGTGCGGAGTCAGTCAGCGCGGCCCGCCCGCCGGCCGCGGTCAGGAAGCCCGCCTCGATCGTCTCGTTCGGGCCGATCACAGCCCCCACCATGCCGACGGGTTGGGCCGGCGCGTCTAGGAAGACCGGCCCCGGACCGGGTCGCGGGAAGGGCCGCGGGTGGTGCCGCCACGGGGCCCTCGGCGGCTCGAGAAGAATCCGCACCGAGCGGTGCGACGCGTCACGCAATTGCGTGTCGAGCTGCGCCACCAGGTACTTGTACAGGGCGAGCTCAGTCGCCGCGCCGATGCCGACACAGACGACTATGAGGATGAGGATCTGACCGAACAGCAGGCGGAAACGGAGGGACCAGGCCCCGCCCATGACTAGCGTGCCGGCTTGAGGACGTAACCGGCGCCGCGCAGCGTGTGGATCATCGGCTCGTGCCCACTGTCGATCTTCTTACGAAGGTAGGAAATGTAGAGCTCGACGATGTTCGACCGGCCGCCGAAGTCGTAACTCCACACCCGGTCGAGGATCTGGGCCTTGCTCAGGACCCGCT
This genomic stretch from Mycobacterium paraterrae harbors:
- a CDS encoding TetR/AcrR family transcriptional regulator, which produces MESSLTTRVAAAVERALDDRQREATEEVERILAAAVRVMERVAPEPPRVSDIVTEAGSSNKAFYRYFAGKDDVILAVMERGVAIVVSYLQHQMAKEHTPAGKVRRWIEGALAQVADPHLISMSRAAAGQVSATADWRAADDAIMRPMRDLLTEPIAGLGSTDVDRDTDAVFVCTVSAMRRYLDSSQRPRPADVDHLVGFCLRGLGVS
- a CDS encoding acyl-CoA dehydrogenase family protein; its protein translation is MTWDFSTEPEFQKKLDWVREFVRDEVEPLEVLFPGCEFLPLNDERRKVVDPLKQQVRDNGLWAPHLGPELGGQGFGAVKLTLINEILGRSPWAPIVFGTQAPDTGNAEIIARFGTQEQKDRYLSGLLSGEIFSCFSMTEPQGGADPRVFTTRAVEDGDDWVITGRKYFSSNASVASFFIVVAITNPDVAVHHGASTFLIPADTPGLKVEANHHLVGADPHEPGHSLVHYDDVRVPSTALLGEPGQGFLILQTRLAGGRLHHAMRSIGMAQRAVDMMAKRAKSRFTQGTVLADKQLVQEFIADSYTELTPFRLTVLHAAWLIDSGDEHAARAEIATCKILASQVLKSIALRAIQVHGALGLTDQLPLVNVLLGGIALGLADGPTEAHKVNLARMLLKGVEAESTEWPSEMLDVRRETLRAKYGELIDH
- a CDS encoding NADPH:quinone oxidoreductase family protein — its product is MRAALCRAYGPPEDIEICEVADLEPGPGQVVVRVHAAAVNFPDVLLIDGKYQVKIPPPFTPGSELAGEVTAVGDGVSVPVGQRVSATTFVGAFAEQALLPASAVTAIPPGVDFASAAAFGVTYRTAYHALRSIAGVQPGDWVVVLGAAGGVGLAAVDLAVAMKARVLAAASSPEKLELCRRRGAAATVDYDREDLKSRIREHTGDGARAVLDPVGGSYSEPALRALARGGTFVTLGYAAGAIPSIPLNLVLLKGITVRGMEIRTFADDRPGDCARDLHELTEMFATGVIKPYIGARFPLEDTAAALRLVADRKAVGKVVIDVTA
- a CDS encoding phosphotransferase family protein — encoded protein: MLDDEVLGRWLDANDAPGAGEKPRLETLSGGSQNTLYLIRRGAERMVLRMPGDRADAARIDGLLREIRLVRALGGTDVPHAELIAADEAGGLFGKPFYVMQAIDGWSPMDGGWEAPFDDDLEARRGLAFQLVEGAAKLGRVDWQAQGLAGFGRPDGFHERQVDRWLAFLSSYQVRELPGLHEAAEWLRRNRPAHYTPGIMHGDYQFANVMFAHGGPARLAAIVDWEMTTVGDPLLDLAWCLLGYDGEHPKQDGFYLDMTGMPTRSELLDSYEQVSGLTCDNIDYYLVLANWKLGIVLEKTYAAGVRSGKVDAKIQDAFGTMVPQLITTAAGLAGSLK
- a CDS encoding histidine phosphatase family protein, which produces MQLLLVRHALPLRSEPGQGADPDLSDEGREQAARLPEALSRFPITRVISSPQCRAVQTAQPVAEALGLDIEIDDRFAEYDRELPVYIPVEQIRTENPQEWARMAEGHLPSAVDEDAFRVRVKAAVDNVVATAGHEETVAVFSHGGVINVVLHEILGTRRILSFPIDYVSVTRLLFSRSGRASVVTVNGTEHVWDLLPRNRRTADKKTS
- a CDS encoding lipoprotein LpqH, with the translated sequence MKRSVTVAAAALAIVVVGLSGCSSNKSSSGGTSASSGSGGATASSGSSTAKVTIDGKDQNVQGTVACTTAAGTVNIAIGGAATGIGAVLTDATPPSVKSVGLGNVNGVTLGYTPGVPGAGKADATKDGQKYKISGTATGVDMANPMQPVNKPFEIDVTCP
- a CDS encoding alkyl/aryl-sulfatase, translating into MDHKPPTAVIASAHQNRQLPLEDSADFADADRGFIGALTPCVVTAADGRVVWDNDKYAFITGDAPPSVHPSLWRQCTLTAKHGLYEVVPGIYQVRGLDLSNISFVEGDTGLIVIDPLVSTEVAAAALQLYRTHRGDRPVVAVIYTHSHVDHFGGVLGVTSQAAVDAGTVAVIAPEGFTEHAVQENVYAGPAMTRRATYMYGSMLEVGPLGHVGCGLGQATSTGEIALIVPTVDITRTGETHTIDGVEIEFQMAPGTEAPAEMHFYFPRYRALCMAENATHNLHNLLTLRGALVRDPHAWSRYLTEAIDSFTDRTDVVFASHHWPTWGRDRIVEFLSLQRDLYAYLHDQTLRMLNQGHTGAEIAESMQMPPALDKAWHTHGYYGSVSHNVKAVYQRYMGWFDGNPARLWAHPPEALGARYVDALGGIDRVVDLARQAFDDGDYRWAATLLDHAVFADSDHAGARSLLADTLEQLAYGAENATWRNFFLSGATELRDGNFGTAAQTSAPTLLAQLTPEQIFDGLAISVNGPRAWDLDIALDVTLGEPAANYRLALRNGVLVHRRVPADPATAGVTITLSNAFRLVQLGAGDFTSPGFEVSGDQEALQRFLGVLDRPDPSFNIVTP
- a CDS encoding GGDEF domain-containing protein, which gives rise to MDSDPSRQRWTGLDSGNRIRSGISFAGRAGRGGWRLSRRDFRFATAAMREGRMLRVFTRLVAACCFALAGLGVIVQFTPAAPVGVLARSLLLAVTVSAALVALRLLRGPWPRYPGAVAFVVWADTAVGIAAVSMSTPDARLCTTLYLGLVGVYVGFLLGGRILLLHCAFCGALIVGITTWAVSSDHRTVLGLFPVFMPALAWTVAVPVGGLAVIDIGRNSIRRTARSAHYDALTGLRNRRGMHAAVASAVRRSSPASVVIAVCDIDRFKAFNDGEGHAAGDAALMAMARTLRSLAGDTEITARIGGDEFVLVSLVDVRDETPVLLSRLTPLTRGEVDGAELTASVGVAWLPADDPHFSLDDAIRNADEAMYAAKRSGGARCAVYGSATGLGA
- a CDS encoding sensor histidine kinase, which gives rise to MGGAWSLRFRLLFGQILILIVVCVGIGAATELALYKYLVAQLDTQLRDASHRSVRILLEPPRAPWRHHPRPFPRPGPGPVFLDAPAQPVGMVGAVIGPNETIEAGFLTAAGGRAALTDSARAELASVPVDRPPATRSVDGLGRYRVVATDTGRSGQVVVTGLSMFDVDATMIRVLLIFGVVTVIAVAAATTAGIVIIRRALAPLRRVAQTATEVVDLPLDRGEVALPVRVLESDANPRTEVGQLGSALNRMLDHIAAALSTRQASETRVRQFVADASHELRTPLAAIRGYTELAQRMGDDSDAVAHAMKRVHSETERMTHLVEDLLLLARLDSGRPLEREPVDLSRVAVDAVSDAHVAGPDHQWELDLPEEPVMVSGDAARLHQVMTNLLANARVHTGAGTVVTTRLNSDGTEAVLSVCDNGPGIPEKLQSEVFERFARGDTSRSRKGGSTGLGLAIVSAVVKAHHGTITLQSAPGRTDFTVRLPLFKEP
- a CDS encoding SDR family NAD(P)-dependent oxidoreductase, which gives rise to MTYADQLFDLTGQTILITGGSRGLGKEMAFGVARCGADVVIASRKMENCVAVAEQIESETGRAAMPYQVHVGRWDQLDGLVEAVYDRFGKVDTLINNAGMSPVYDKLTDVTEKLFDAVVNLNLKGPFWLSALVGERMVAAGRGSIINVSTAGSLRPTPDIIPYASSKAGLNAMTEGFARALGPTVRVNTLMAGPFLTDVSKSWNIEQASHNPFAGLSLQRAGHPAEIVGAALFLASDASSFTTGSIVRADGGIP